Proteins from one Mycobacterium adipatum genomic window:
- the dapD gene encoding 2,3,4,5-tetrahydropyridine-2,6-dicarboxylate N-succinyltransferase: protein MTVEASPVACSPVTAASGFGLATIAADGTVLDTWFPAPELTGDGTSQTTRLSVAELTDNLAELTGPDTDRDVEVVAVRTTIASLEEKPVDAFDAYLRLHLLSHRLTVPHEANLDGIFGLLANVVWTNFGPAAVDGFELVRAKLRRRGAVTVYGIDKFPRMVDYVIPTGVRIADADRVRLGAHLAPGTTVMHEGFVNFNAGTLGTSMVEGRISAGVVVGDGSDVGGGASIMGTLSGGGKEVISVGKRCLLGANAGLGISLGDDCVIEAGLYVTGGTKVSTADGQTVKAKDLSGSSNLLFRRNSLSGAVEVVRRDGTGITLNEALHAN, encoded by the coding sequence ATGACCGTTGAGGCTAGTCCAGTAGCGTGTAGCCCCGTGACTGCTGCATCTGGCTTCGGCCTGGCCACCATTGCCGCCGACGGAACCGTCCTGGACACCTGGTTCCCCGCACCCGAGCTGACCGGCGACGGAACGTCGCAGACGACGCGGCTGTCGGTCGCCGAGCTGACCGACAACCTGGCCGAACTGACCGGACCGGACACCGATCGCGATGTCGAGGTCGTCGCGGTGCGCACCACCATCGCCTCGCTGGAAGAAAAGCCGGTCGACGCCTTCGACGCATACCTGCGCCTGCACCTGCTCTCGCACCGGCTGACCGTGCCCCACGAGGCCAACCTGGACGGCATCTTCGGGCTGCTGGCCAACGTGGTGTGGACGAACTTCGGTCCCGCCGCCGTCGACGGCTTCGAGCTGGTGCGCGCCAAGCTGCGCCGCCGCGGCGCCGTCACGGTGTACGGCATCGACAAGTTCCCCCGGATGGTCGACTACGTGATCCCGACCGGTGTGCGCATCGCCGACGCCGACCGGGTGCGTCTGGGCGCGCACCTGGCGCCGGGTACCACGGTCATGCACGAGGGCTTCGTCAACTTCAATGCGGGCACGCTGGGTACCTCGATGGTGGAGGGCCGCATCTCGGCGGGTGTGGTCGTCGGAGACGGCTCCGACGTCGGCGGCGGCGCGTCGATCATGGGCACGCTGTCCGGTGGCGGCAAGGAGGTCATCTCGGTGGGCAAGCGCTGCCTGCTGGGCGCCAACGCCGGACTGGGCATCTCGCTGGGCGACGACTGTGTCATCGAGGCGGGCCTGTATGTCACCGGTGGCACCAAGGTGAGCACCGCGGACGGGCAGACGGTCAAGGCGAAGGATCTCTCGGGTTCGAGCAATCTGCTGTTCCGCCGCAACTCGCTGTCCGGCGCGGTGGAGGTCGTCCGGCGCGACGGCACCGGCATCACCCTCAACGAGGCGTTGCACGCCAACTGA
- a CDS encoding VOC family protein has product MLRLSQICVDAHDPERLGAWWAGVLGWPLRVDADGDAFVTPPPGQGSELLFLAVPDDKVVKNRLHLDFTPDDQQAEVDRVLALGASRVDIGQGEQSWVVLADPEGNEFCILAPE; this is encoded by the coding sequence ATGTTGAGGCTCAGCCAGATCTGCGTCGACGCCCACGACCCGGAGCGGCTGGGCGCCTGGTGGGCCGGCGTCCTGGGGTGGCCGTTGCGCGTCGACGCCGACGGCGATGCGTTCGTGACGCCGCCGCCTGGACAAGGGTCCGAACTGCTGTTCCTGGCCGTACCGGACGACAAGGTGGTCAAAAACCGGCTGCACCTCGACTTCACGCCCGATGACCAGCAGGCCGAGGTGGACCGGGTGCTCGCGCTGGGCGCCAGCCGGGTGGACATCGGTCAGGGCGAGCAGAGCTGGGTGGTGCTGGCCGACCCCGAGGGCAACGAATTCTGCATCCTCGCCCCGGAGTGA
- a CDS encoding NUDIX domain-containing protein, protein MRPIERMSSREVYRNSWMTVREDAIRRPDGSHGIYGVIDKPTYALVVARDGDRFHLVEQFRYPIGLRRWEFPQGTAPDRVDLAPLELAARELREETGLRADSLVRLGQLDVAPGMSSQRGWVFLATGLTQGEHEREHEEQDMHSAWFTGAQIEQMIRDGAITDAQTIAAWTMVRLAEGR, encoded by the coding sequence ATGCGACCGATCGAGCGGATGTCCAGTCGTGAGGTGTACCGCAACAGCTGGATGACGGTGCGCGAGGACGCGATCCGACGCCCCGACGGCAGCCACGGCATCTACGGCGTGATCGACAAACCCACCTACGCGCTGGTGGTCGCGCGCGACGGTGACCGCTTCCACCTGGTGGAGCAGTTCCGTTACCCGATCGGGTTGCGGCGCTGGGAGTTCCCGCAAGGCACCGCGCCGGACCGGGTGGACCTGGCACCGCTCGAGCTGGCGGCCCGCGAGCTCCGTGAGGAAACGGGCCTGCGGGCGGACTCGCTGGTCCGGCTCGGCCAACTCGACGTCGCGCCCGGGATGAGCAGCCAGCGCGGCTGGGTGTTCCTGGCGACCGGCCTGACCCAGGGTGAGCACGAGCGTGAACACGAGGAACAGGACATGCACAGTGCCTGGTTCACCGGCGCACAGATCGAGCAGATGATCCGCGACGGAGCCATCACCGATGCGCAGACGATCGCGGCGTGGACCATGGTGCGGCTGGCCGAAGGCCGCTAG
- the pruA gene encoding L-glutamate gamma-semialdehyde dehydrogenase, with product MDAITAVPLPSNEPIHEYAPGSTERARLTAALRDLTSAPIDLPHVIGGKHAMGTGRRIDVVQPHRHRAVLGTLTNAGHDDAAAAVDAAIAAKDAWADTPFDERAAVFLRAADLLAGPWRETIAAATMLGQSKTAYQAEIDAPCELVDFWRFNVAFARQILAQQPLSSPGVWNRCDYRPLEGFVCAITPFNFTAIAGNLPTAPVLMGNTVVWKPSITQTFSAYLTMQLLEAAGLPPGVINLVTGDGHAVSDVVLADPRLAGIHFTGSTATFQHLWREVGAHIDRYDSYPRLVGETGGKDFVVAHPSARPDVLRTALIRGAFDYQGQKCSAASRAFIPRSVWARVGDDFLDAVSALKYGDVTDLSNYGGAVIDERAYAKSAHAIERAKSAPAVTIAVGGECEDSEGYFVRPTVLLSDDPTDEAFRDEYFGPILAVHVYDDDAWTDVLGVIDGGSKYALTGAVIADDRAAVLQAERRLRHAAGNFYVNDKPTGAVVGQQPFGGSRASGTNDKAGSALNLLRWTSARSIKETFVPPTDHNYPHMGV from the coding sequence ATGGACGCCATCACCGCAGTTCCGCTGCCCTCGAACGAGCCGATTCACGAATACGCGCCGGGCAGCACCGAACGTGCCCGCCTCACCGCCGCGCTGCGCGACCTCACGAGCGCACCCATCGACCTGCCGCATGTCATCGGCGGCAAGCACGCCATGGGTACCGGCCGGCGCATCGACGTCGTGCAACCGCACCGGCACCGGGCGGTGCTCGGCACGTTGACCAACGCCGGCCACGACGATGCGGCCGCCGCCGTCGATGCCGCCATCGCCGCCAAGGACGCCTGGGCGGACACCCCGTTCGACGAGCGCGCCGCGGTCTTCCTACGGGCCGCCGACCTGCTGGCCGGGCCCTGGCGGGAGACGATCGCCGCCGCCACCATGCTCGGTCAGTCCAAGACCGCCTATCAGGCCGAGATCGACGCGCCCTGTGAGCTCGTCGACTTCTGGCGCTTCAACGTGGCGTTCGCCCGGCAGATCCTCGCCCAGCAACCGCTCAGCAGCCCCGGTGTGTGGAACCGCTGCGACTACCGTCCGCTCGAGGGGTTCGTCTGTGCGATCACCCCGTTCAACTTCACCGCCATCGCGGGCAATCTGCCGACCGCACCCGTGCTGATGGGCAACACCGTCGTGTGGAAACCGTCCATCACGCAGACGTTCTCGGCGTACCTGACCATGCAACTGCTCGAGGCCGCCGGGTTACCGCCGGGCGTCATCAATCTGGTGACCGGTGACGGTCACGCGGTGTCCGATGTGGTGCTGGCCGACCCGCGGCTGGCCGGTATCCACTTCACCGGGTCCACCGCGACGTTCCAGCACCTGTGGCGCGAGGTCGGCGCGCACATCGACCGCTATGACAGCTATCCGCGGCTGGTGGGCGAGACCGGCGGCAAGGACTTCGTGGTGGCCCACCCATCCGCGCGACCGGATGTGTTGCGCACGGCCCTGATCCGCGGTGCGTTCGACTACCAGGGGCAGAAGTGCTCGGCGGCCTCGAGGGCGTTCATCCCACGCTCGGTGTGGGCGCGCGTCGGCGACGATTTCCTGGATGCCGTCTCGGCCCTGAAATACGGTGATGTCACCGATCTGTCGAACTACGGCGGCGCCGTCATCGACGAGCGGGCCTACGCCAAGAGCGCACACGCCATCGAGCGGGCCAAGAGCGCGCCCGCCGTCACCATCGCCGTCGGCGGTGAATGCGAGGACAGTGAGGGCTATTTCGTGCGGCCCACGGTGCTGCTGTCCGACGACCCGACCGATGAGGCGTTCCGGGACGAGTACTTCGGGCCGATCCTGGCCGTGCACGTCTACGACGACGACGCCTGGACCGACGTCCTCGGCGTCATCGACGGCGGATCGAAGTACGCGCTGACCGGTGCGGTGATCGCCGACGACCGCGCCGCCGTCCTGCAGGCCGAACGCCGATTGCGGCATGCGGCGGGCAACTTCTACGTCAACGACAAACCCACGGGTGCCGTCGTTGGGCAGCAGCCGTTCGGCGGGTCGCGGGCGTCGGGCACCAACGACAAGGCGGGTTCGGCGCTGAACCTGCTGCGGTGGACGTCCGCGCGCTCCATCAAGGAGACCTTCGTCCCGCCGACCGACCACAACTACCCGCACATGGGGGTCTGA
- the dapC gene encoding succinyldiaminopimelate transaminase: MNSPKSASLPVFPWDTLTDVTAIARAHRDGIVDLSVGTPVDDVAPVIRAALAAASATPGYPTTAGTPELRASIHAALQRRFGITGVDPAAVLPVIGTKELIAWLPTLLGLGSDDTVVIPELAYPTYDVGARLAGAQVLAADSLTQIGPQAPALLFLNSPSNPSGKVLGLDHLRKVVGWARERGVLIASDECYLGLAWDAAPLSVLHPSVCDGDHTGLLAIHSLSKSSSLAGYRAGFVAGDASVVAELLAVRKHAGMMVPGPIQAAMVAALDDDDHVAVQRERYAQRRAVLLSALRGAGFTVDHSEAGLYLWATRGEPCRDTVTWLAQRGILVAPGEFYGPAGAQHVRVALTATDERIAAAAERLV; the protein is encoded by the coding sequence GTGAACTCACCTAAATCGGCGTCCTTGCCGGTGTTCCCCTGGGACACCCTGACGGACGTCACCGCCATCGCGCGCGCTCATCGCGACGGCATCGTGGACCTGTCGGTCGGCACGCCCGTCGACGATGTCGCCCCGGTGATACGTGCGGCTCTCGCGGCTGCGAGCGCGACGCCGGGTTATCCGACCACCGCGGGGACCCCCGAACTGCGTGCGTCGATCCATGCTGCGCTGCAACGCCGATTCGGCATCACCGGCGTGGACCCGGCCGCGGTGCTGCCGGTCATCGGCACCAAGGAGCTCATCGCCTGGTTGCCGACCCTGCTGGGACTGGGATCCGATGACACCGTGGTGATCCCGGAGCTGGCCTACCCGACCTATGACGTGGGTGCCCGGCTGGCGGGGGCGCAGGTGCTCGCCGCGGATTCGCTGACGCAGATCGGACCGCAGGCTCCGGCGCTGCTGTTCCTGAACTCGCCGAGCAATCCGTCGGGCAAGGTGCTCGGCCTGGACCATCTGCGCAAGGTGGTCGGCTGGGCCCGCGAACGGGGTGTGCTGATCGCCTCCGACGAGTGCTATCTCGGGTTGGCCTGGGACGCCGCGCCGCTGTCGGTGCTGCACCCCTCGGTGTGCGACGGCGACCACACCGGTCTGCTGGCCATCCACTCGTTGTCCAAGTCGTCCTCGCTGGCCGGGTATCGGGCCGGCTTCGTCGCGGGCGACGCGAGCGTGGTGGCCGAACTGCTGGCGGTGCGCAAGCACGCCGGGATGATGGTGCCCGGGCCCATTCAGGCCGCCATGGTCGCGGCACTCGACGATGACGATCATGTCGCAGTGCAGCGTGAGCGATACGCCCAGCGACGAGCGGTGCTGCTGTCGGCGCTGCGCGGCGCCGGCTTCACCGTCGACCACTCCGAGGCCGGACTGTACCTGTGGGCCACCCGCGGGGAACCGTGCCGCGACACCGTGACCTGGTTGGCGCAGCGCGGAATCCTGGTGGCCCCCGGCGAGTTCTACGGCCCGGCCGGTGCTCAGCACGTGCGGGTGGCGCTCACGGCCACCGATGAGCGCATCGCCGCGGCGGCCGAACGGCTCGTCTGA
- a CDS encoding proline dehydrogenase family protein — translation MGVFGQVARPAILAAGRSDRLRRSAERLPVTREVVHRFVPGDTVEDALGAVARLRDTQRLVSIDYLGEDVTDRDTAAATVQAYLGLLSALGGRGEQAGRPRPLEISLKLSALGQALPCDGDKIAFENAHTICARAAELGVWVTVDAEDHTTTDSTLSIVRELRADFPWLGTVLQAYLRRTAADCTELADMRIRLCKGAYDEPASVAHRDAGEVTESYLRCLRILMAGTGYPMVASHDPVVIGAVAEMAAEFNRGSDDFEYQMLYGIRDDEQRRLALAGNHVRVYVPFGTQWYGYFVRRLAERPANLTFFLRALVD, via the coding sequence ATGGGCGTTTTCGGGCAGGTCGCCCGGCCGGCGATCCTTGCCGCCGGCCGATCGGACCGGTTGCGGCGCAGCGCCGAACGTCTCCCGGTCACCCGCGAGGTGGTGCACCGTTTCGTTCCCGGGGACACCGTCGAGGATGCGCTGGGGGCGGTGGCCCGACTGCGGGACACCCAGCGCCTCGTCAGCATCGACTACCTGGGTGAGGATGTCACCGACCGGGACACCGCCGCGGCCACCGTGCAGGCATACCTGGGTCTGCTCAGCGCGCTCGGTGGACGCGGTGAGCAGGCCGGCAGACCCCGGCCCCTGGAGATCTCGCTGAAACTCTCGGCGCTGGGGCAGGCGCTGCCCTGCGACGGCGACAAGATCGCCTTCGAGAACGCACACACCATCTGCGCCCGCGCGGCCGAGCTGGGGGTGTGGGTGACCGTCGATGCCGAAGACCACACCACCACCGACTCCACCCTGTCGATCGTGCGCGAACTGCGCGCCGACTTCCCCTGGCTGGGCACCGTGCTGCAGGCCTACCTGCGGCGCACGGCGGCCGACTGTACCGAGCTGGCCGATATGCGAATCCGGTTGTGCAAGGGCGCCTACGACGAACCGGCCTCGGTGGCCCACCGTGACGCCGGCGAGGTCACCGAGTCCTATCTGCGCTGCCTGCGCATCCTGATGGCCGGTACCGGCTATCCCATGGTGGCGTCCCACGATCCGGTGGTCATCGGCGCCGTCGCAGAAATGGCGGCCGAGTTCAACAGGGGGAGCGATGATTTCGAGTATCAGATGCTCTACGGCATCCGTGATGACGAACAGCGCCGACTGGCCCTCGCCGGTAACCATGTCCGGGTGTACGTCCCGTTCGGCACGCAGTGGTACGGCTACTTCGTGCGCAGGCTCGCCGAACGCCCGGCGAACCTCACCTTCTTCCTACGGGCACTGGTGGACTGA
- a CDS encoding acyl-CoA synthetase has translation MLLSSLDPAAVAAGHDLADAVRIDGVTLSRSDLVGAGTSVAERVARAQRVAILATPTATTVLAVVGCLIAGVPFVPVPADIGATEREHLLNDSGVQAWLGELPAESQGLAHIPVRMHARSWHRYAEPRPEATAMIMYTSGTTGLPKGVAISRSAVAADIDALAQAWEWTAADTLVHGLPLFHVHGLVLGLLGSLRIGNRFVHTGKPTPQSYAEAAGTLYFGVPTVWSRVAADPAAARALSSARLLVSGSAALPTPVFEDLVRLTGHAPVERYGSTETLITISTRVDGERRPGWVGLPLAGVQTRLVDDEGRPVPHDGESIGQLQVKSPTNFSGYLNRPDATAEAFDAEGWYRTGDVAVIDTDGMHRIVGRESVDLIKSGGFRIGAGEIETVLLGYPGVAEAAVVGVPDDDLGQRIVAFVVGDADPDRLIQHVAEQLSVHKRPREVRMVDALPRNAMGKVLKKVLATGGGDPC, from the coding sequence GTGTTGCTGTCCTCGCTGGACCCGGCCGCCGTGGCCGCCGGGCACGACCTGGCCGACGCGGTGCGCATCGACGGGGTGACGTTGAGCCGCAGCGATCTGGTGGGGGCGGGCACCTCGGTCGCCGAACGCGTCGCCCGGGCGCAGCGGGTGGCGATCCTCGCCACCCCCACCGCGACCACGGTGCTGGCGGTGGTCGGCTGCCTCATCGCCGGCGTGCCGTTCGTCCCGGTGCCCGCCGATATCGGTGCCACCGAACGCGAACATCTGCTCAACGATTCCGGTGTACAGGCCTGGCTCGGTGAGCTGCCCGCCGAAAGTCAAGGGCTGGCGCATATTCCGGTGCGGATGCACGCCCGCTCCTGGCACCGCTACGCCGAGCCGCGGCCCGAGGCCACGGCCATGATCATGTACACCTCGGGGACCACCGGACTGCCCAAGGGCGTCGCCATCAGCCGGAGCGCCGTCGCCGCCGATATCGACGCGCTGGCACAGGCCTGGGAATGGACCGCCGCCGACACCCTGGTGCACGGGCTGCCGCTGTTTCATGTGCACGGGCTGGTGCTCGGATTGCTGGGGTCACTGCGGATCGGAAACCGATTCGTACACACCGGCAAACCGACGCCCCAGTCCTACGCCGAGGCGGCGGGCACGCTGTACTTCGGGGTGCCGACGGTATGGTCGCGTGTCGCCGCCGACCCCGCCGCCGCTCGTGCGCTGTCCTCGGCGCGGTTGCTGGTCTCGGGGAGCGCGGCGCTGCCGACGCCGGTGTTCGAGGACCTGGTGAGGCTCACCGGGCACGCACCGGTCGAACGGTACGGCAGCACGGAAACGCTGATCACCATCAGTACCCGGGTCGACGGGGAACGCCGGCCGGGCTGGGTCGGCCTGCCACTGGCGGGAGTGCAGACCCGGCTGGTCGACGACGAGGGGCGGCCGGTGCCCCACGACGGCGAATCGATCGGGCAGCTCCAGGTCAAGAGCCCGACCAACTTCAGCGGATACCTGAACCGACCCGATGCCACGGCCGAGGCGTTCGATGCCGAAGGCTGGTACCGCACAGGCGATGTCGCGGTGATCGATACCGACGGGATGCACCGCATCGTCGGGCGCGAATCGGTGGACCTGATCAAGTCGGGTGGTTTCCGGATCGGTGCCGGTGAGATCGAAACCGTCCTGCTGGGGTATCCGGGTGTGGCCGAGGCGGCGGTGGTCGGCGTGCCGGATGACGACCTGGGGCAGCGGATCGTGGCCTTCGTCGTCGGCGACGCGGACCCCGACCGGCTGATCCAGCACGTCGCCGAACAACTCTCGGTCCACAAGCGGCCCCGGGAGGTGCGCATGGTGGACGCTTTGCCGCGCAACGCCATGGGCAAGGTGCTCAAGAAGGTGCTGGCCACCGGAGGAGGCGACCCATGTTGA
- the dapE gene encoding succinyl-diaminopimelate desuccinylase: MGLDLRADPIALTAALVDIPSESRHEQRIAGEIETALREQAPHFEVIRSGDAVLARTNLGRPSRVLLAGHTDTVPAADNLPSRVVDGRMYGCGTSDMKSGDAVFLHLAATIAEPSHDITLVMYDCEEIESSANGLGRIERELPDWLAADVAILGEPSGGFIEAGCQGTIRIVVSASGTRAHSARSWLGDNAIHKLGAVLDRLSRYEARRVDIDGCEYREGLSAVRIDGGIAGNVIPDAATVTVNFRFAPDRSVEQAITHVHEVLDGLEVSLQVTDAASGALPGLDNPAAAALVAAAGGAVRAKYGWTDVSRFAALGIAAVNYGPGDPNLAHKVDEHVDIAAITATTETLRAYLTA, translated from the coding sequence ATGGGGCTAGACCTGCGCGCCGATCCGATCGCACTGACCGCCGCCCTGGTGGACATTCCCAGCGAGTCGCGTCACGAGCAGCGCATCGCCGGGGAGATCGAGACGGCGCTGCGCGAGCAGGCGCCGCATTTCGAGGTGATCCGCTCGGGCGACGCGGTGCTGGCGCGCACCAACCTGGGGCGTCCGTCACGGGTGCTGCTGGCCGGGCACACCGACACCGTGCCCGCCGCCGACAACCTGCCCAGCCGGGTGGTGGACGGCCGGATGTACGGGTGCGGGACTTCGGACATGAAGTCCGGCGACGCGGTGTTCCTGCACCTGGCCGCGACCATCGCCGAGCCCAGCCACGACATCACCCTGGTCATGTATGACTGCGAGGAGATCGAGTCCAGCGCCAACGGGCTGGGCCGCATCGAGCGCGAGCTGCCGGACTGGCTGGCCGCCGACGTCGCGATCCTGGGCGAACCGTCCGGCGGGTTCATCGAGGCCGGCTGCCAGGGCACCATCCGGATCGTCGTGAGCGCCTCCGGAACCCGGGCGCACTCGGCGCGATCCTGGCTGGGGGACAATGCCATTCACAAACTCGGAGCCGTACTGGACCGGCTGTCGCGGTATGAGGCGCGCAGGGTGGACATCGACGGGTGCGAGTACCGCGAAGGACTCTCGGCGGTGCGCATCGACGGCGGCATCGCCGGCAACGTCATCCCGGACGCGGCGACGGTGACCGTCAACTTCCGGTTCGCGCCCGACCGCAGCGTCGAGCAGGCGATCACGCACGTGCACGAGGTGCTCGACGGGTTGGAGGTGTCCCTGCAGGTCACCGATGCCGCGTCGGGAGCGCTTCCCGGACTGGACAATCCGGCCGCCGCCGCGTTGGTGGCCGCGGCCGGGGGAGCGGTGCGCGCCAAGTACGGCTGGACCGATGTGTCGCGGTTCGCCGCCCTCGGTATCGCCGCGGTGAACTACGGGCCGGGCGACCCGAACCTGGCGCACAAGGTCGACGAGCACGTCGACATCGCGGCGATTACCGCCACCACCGAGACGCTGCGGGCCTACTTAACCGCTTGA
- a CDS encoding PucR family transcriptional regulator produces MAAFAPPGVSLGQLVLALDATMVTLVQAPRGLDLPVASAALIDPDDVRLGLAAAAVSADVFLLLGVGDDDVLSWLVQQAPRTPAAIFVKEPSAAVITRAVAVGTAVVAVEPRARWERLYRLIDHVFEHHGDRADPLQESGTDLFGLAQSIAERTHGMVSIEDVQSHVLAYSASNDEADELRRLSILGRAGPPEHLAWIGREGIFDALRGSTEVVRIDARPELGLQPRRAIGIHLPDSRHRPAFAGTIWVQQGARPLADDADQVLRGASVLAARILARLAAAPSTHAVRVQEILGLREADIDIAATARELGLAAEGPAAVVGFVGTGAAPARLVDVLALSASAFRPDAQVASRGVRVYVLLPHAGRTVTSWIRGTIATLRRELGLELRAVIATPATGLAGAAAARAEVDRVLDSAERHPGALGALTSLAEARTTVLLDEIVTMVGADDRLIDPRVRDLRAADPVLADTLRAYLDCFGDIGAAAQWLHVHPNTVRYRVRRIETVLGGTLSDPDLRLLLSLSLRADRTPPNR; encoded by the coding sequence ATGGCCGCATTCGCGCCGCCCGGGGTCAGCCTGGGTCAACTGGTACTCGCCCTGGACGCCACGATGGTGACGCTGGTGCAGGCCCCGCGCGGGTTGGATCTGCCGGTGGCGTCGGCCGCCCTGATCGACCCCGACGATGTGCGGCTGGGACTGGCCGCCGCGGCCGTATCGGCCGATGTGTTCCTGCTGCTCGGCGTCGGCGATGACGATGTGCTGTCCTGGCTGGTGCAACAGGCCCCTCGGACACCGGCCGCCATCTTCGTCAAGGAGCCGTCCGCCGCGGTGATCACCCGTGCGGTCGCCGTGGGCACCGCGGTGGTCGCGGTGGAGCCGCGGGCGCGCTGGGAACGGCTCTACCGGCTCATCGACCATGTCTTCGAACACCACGGCGACCGCGCCGACCCACTACAGGAATCCGGTACCGATCTGTTCGGGCTCGCCCAGTCGATCGCCGAGCGCACGCACGGCATGGTGAGCATCGAGGACGTGCAGTCGCACGTGCTCGCGTACTCCGCGTCCAATGACGAAGCGGACGAGTTGCGCCGGCTGTCGATTCTCGGACGCGCGGGCCCGCCGGAGCACCTCGCCTGGATCGGGCGCGAAGGCATCTTCGACGCGCTGCGCGGGAGCACCGAGGTGGTGCGTATCGATGCCCGGCCCGAACTCGGGCTGCAACCGCGCCGCGCCATCGGCATTCACCTGCCCGACAGCCGTCACCGGCCCGCGTTCGCGGGCACCATCTGGGTACAGCAGGGCGCCCGTCCGCTGGCCGACGATGCCGATCAGGTGCTGCGCGGCGCATCGGTGCTCGCCGCCAGAATCCTGGCGCGGCTCGCCGCGGCACCGTCGACGCATGCCGTGCGGGTACAGGAGATCCTCGGCTTGCGCGAGGCCGATATCGACATCGCGGCCACCGCACGGGAACTCGGACTGGCCGCCGAGGGGCCGGCCGCCGTCGTCGGCTTCGTCGGTACCGGTGCGGCGCCGGCCCGCCTGGTCGATGTGCTCGCGCTGAGCGCCAGTGCCTTCCGCCCCGACGCCCAGGTGGCGTCCCGTGGAGTGCGGGTGTACGTCCTGCTTCCGCATGCCGGGAGGACGGTGACGTCGTGGATTCGCGGCACCATCGCCACCCTGCGCCGTGAACTCGGGCTGGAGCTGCGGGCGGTCATCGCCACGCCCGCAACGGGACTCGCGGGCGCGGCAGCCGCCCGCGCCGAAGTGGACCGGGTGCTCGACAGCGCCGAACGCCACCCGGGTGCGCTCGGTGCCCTCACCTCACTCGCCGAGGCGCGCACCACGGTGCTGCTCGACGAGATCGTGACGATGGTCGGTGCCGATGACCGCCTGATCGACCCGCGCGTGCGCGATCTGCGCGCCGCGGACCCCGTGCTGGCCGACACGCTGCGCGCATACCTGGACTGTTTCGGCGATATCGGCGCGGCGGCCCAGTGGCTGCACGTACACCCCAACACCGTGCGCTACCGGGTGCGGCGCATCGAGACCGTCCTGGGCGGTACGTTGTCCGACCCCGATCTGCGGCTGCTGCTCTCGCTGAGCCTGCGCGCGGACCGCACGCCGCCGAACCGGTGA